Proteins encoded together in one Terriglobus saanensis SP1PR4 window:
- a CDS encoding SDR family oxidoreductase translates to MKKLQGKVAIVTGASAGLGRATALALAAEGASVVVTARREERLRLLVDEIGEAAAFVAGDASLESTAEEVLAAALQRFGRIDILINNAGQGNYKQLVDTTAAEYDEMMAANVRSGFVFSRAVAPHMIAQNSGQIVFISSVAGLSGAANESVYCASKFAQLGFAQALDAELRPHGIKVTALCPGGIKTEFAVGHGRTEESVAQSRMMDARELAETIVFTCSLPPNLRVPQMTIRHMG, encoded by the coding sequence ATGAAAAAGCTGCAGGGCAAAGTAGCGATCGTGACCGGTGCAAGCGCCGGTCTGGGACGTGCGACCGCACTGGCGTTGGCCGCGGAGGGCGCGAGTGTAGTGGTGACCGCCAGACGCGAAGAGCGCCTGCGCCTTCTGGTGGACGAGATTGGTGAGGCCGCAGCCTTCGTTGCAGGCGATGCTTCGCTGGAGAGCACCGCGGAGGAAGTTCTCGCGGCCGCCCTGCAGCGATTCGGTCGCATCGACATCCTGATCAACAATGCAGGGCAGGGTAACTACAAACAACTCGTGGACACCACTGCGGCAGAGTATGACGAGATGATGGCGGCGAATGTGCGTTCCGGCTTCGTCTTCTCGCGTGCCGTCGCGCCGCACATGATCGCGCAGAACAGCGGACAGATCGTCTTCATCTCTTCCGTCGCTGGCCTGTCGGGAGCCGCGAATGAGAGTGTCTATTGCGCGAGCAAGTTCGCCCAGCTCGGCTTCGCGCAGGCACTAGACGCCGAGCTTCGTCCGCACGGCATCAAGGTCACGGCGCTCTGTCCCGGCGGCATCAAAACAGAGTTCGCCGTAGGTCACGGCCGCACGGAAGAGAGCGTGGCTCAGTCGCGGATGATGGACGCGCGCGAACTTGCAGAGACCATCGTCTTCACCTGCTCGCTGCCGCCGAACCTGCGTGTGCCGCAGATGACCATCCGCCATATGGGCTAA
- the gyrB gene encoding DNA topoisomerase (ATP-hydrolyzing) subunit B, with the protein MATETPLLDLQQSGTATEAAPQSVQTTTYTSDNIKILEGLEAVRLRPAMYIGSTGEQGLHHLVYEVVDNSVDEALAGHATRIDVTIHVDNSVTVVDDGRGIPVDMKTLPDGSKMAAVEVVLTKLHAGGKFDASSYKVSGGLHGVGVSCVNALSEEFDVEIWRDGHTYQQNYSKGDPLEAVREVGVSKKRGTKVHFLPDRSIFTVHEYNYDTLANRLRQLAFLNKGIEITLTDERSIDAKGEAKHNDFKYNGGIAEFIKHLNKGKAVLHEKPIYMEAERGQLVMEIALQYNDAYSETVFSFANNINTVDGGTHLSGFRTSLTRTINAAGQSMGLFKDLKESLSGDDVREGLVAVVSVKLPQPQFEGQTKGKLNSDISGQVQSFVNERLGVFFEQNPQVAKKIINKAIDAARAREAARKARDLTRRKGALDGGGLPGKLADCSERQPDRCELYLVEGESAGGTAKQGRDRRFQAILPLKGKILNVEKARYDKMLGHEEIRAMITALGTGIGKDDFDLAKLRYGKLILMTDADVDGSHIRTLLLTFFFRHMGELIKRGHVYIAQPPLFKIKKGKREEYIKDEREFVKVMVKRASDGMIVRYGESAATLEGAELTKFMGHLNEYLGFYDKADKRFRNDAVTTMFAEIFANEGKEPARRADFETPDKLNQMQAKLKAMAHDAKFKAVGEPVLDEEHQTWSLSYSDSQGAPRQIDFTMASAPEMRQMLGKYAQIREQLQPPFYVSYADKTAKQDADDAEEAAETEVAADATAPGTVAEVKGKQRNNRASQDPVQRNSARELFDYVIEQGKKEYQVQRYKGLGEMTAEQLWETTMDPARRTLVIVKLEDIAATEEIFTTLMGEDVEARRKFIEENALDVKNLDI; encoded by the coding sequence ATGGCCACCGAAACACCCTTGCTCGATCTTCAACAATCCGGAACTGCCACTGAAGCTGCACCGCAATCGGTGCAAACGACGACCTATACCAGCGACAACATCAAGATCCTGGAGGGCCTTGAGGCAGTACGCCTCCGCCCCGCCATGTACATCGGTTCCACCGGTGAGCAAGGCCTGCATCATCTTGTCTACGAGGTGGTAGACAATTCGGTCGACGAAGCACTCGCCGGCCACGCCACACGCATCGACGTCACCATTCACGTGGATAACTCCGTGACCGTGGTCGATGACGGCCGCGGCATTCCCGTGGACATGAAGACCCTTCCCGACGGCTCCAAGATGGCGGCCGTAGAGGTCGTTCTTACCAAGCTGCATGCCGGCGGTAAGTTCGATGCCTCGTCCTACAAGGTCTCCGGCGGTCTGCATGGCGTCGGTGTCTCCTGCGTGAACGCACTTTCGGAAGAGTTCGATGTAGAGATCTGGCGCGATGGGCACACCTACCAGCAGAACTACTCCAAGGGCGATCCCCTGGAAGCTGTGCGCGAGGTCGGTGTCAGTAAGAAGCGCGGGACGAAGGTCCACTTCCTTCCCGACCGCAGCATTTTCACCGTGCATGAGTACAACTACGACACGCTGGCGAACCGCCTGCGCCAGCTCGCCTTCCTGAACAAGGGCATTGAGATCACGCTGACTGACGAGCGTTCCATCGACGCCAAGGGCGAAGCGAAGCACAACGACTTCAAGTACAACGGCGGTATTGCCGAGTTCATCAAGCATCTCAACAAGGGCAAGGCCGTTCTGCACGAAAAACCGATTTACATGGAGGCCGAACGCGGCCAGCTCGTCATGGAAATAGCTCTGCAGTACAACGACGCCTACTCCGAGACCGTCTTCAGCTTTGCCAACAACATCAACACCGTCGACGGTGGAACGCATCTCTCCGGCTTCCGTACCTCCCTTACCCGCACGATCAACGCTGCCGGGCAGTCGATGGGTCTCTTCAAGGACCTGAAGGAATCTCTTTCGGGCGATGACGTGCGCGAAGGTCTTGTGGCCGTCGTCAGCGTCAAGCTGCCGCAGCCCCAGTTCGAAGGACAGACGAAGGGCAAGCTGAACTCGGATATCTCCGGACAGGTGCAGAGCTTCGTCAACGAGCGCCTGGGCGTCTTCTTCGAGCAGAACCCGCAGGTAGCCAAGAAGATCATCAACAAGGCCATTGACGCAGCCCGCGCACGCGAGGCGGCGCGCAAGGCACGCGACCTCACACGCCGCAAGGGCGCGCTGGATGGCGGTGGTCTGCCGGGCAAACTGGCCGATTGCTCCGAGCGTCAGCCGGACCGCTGCGAACTCTACCTCGTCGAGGGTGAGAGCGCTGGCGGTACTGCCAAGCAGGGCCGCGATCGTCGCTTCCAGGCAATCCTGCCGCTAAAGGGCAAGATCCTCAACGTAGAAAAAGCCCGCTACGACAAGATGCTGGGCCACGAAGAAATCCGCGCCATGATTACGGCACTGGGAACCGGCATTGGCAAGGACGACTTCGATCTCGCCAAGCTGCGTTACGGCAAGCTGATCCTGATGACCGATGCCGACGTCGACGGATCGCATATCCGTACGCTTCTGCTGACGTTCTTCTTCCGCCACATGGGCGAACTCATCAAGCGCGGGCACGTGTATATCGCGCAGCCCCCACTCTTCAAGATCAAGAAGGGCAAGCGCGAGGAGTACATCAAGGACGAACGCGAGTTCGTGAAGGTCATGGTCAAGCGCGCTTCGGATGGCATGATCGTCCGTTATGGCGAGTCTGCCGCGACGCTCGAAGGCGCGGAGCTGACCAAGTTCATGGGCCATCTCAACGAGTACCTCGGCTTCTACGACAAGGCCGACAAGCGCTTCCGCAACGACGCCGTCACCACCATGTTTGCCGAGATCTTCGCCAATGAAGGCAAGGAGCCCGCACGCCGCGCGGACTTTGAAACCCCGGACAAGCTGAACCAGATGCAGGCTAAGCTCAAGGCCATGGCGCACGATGCCAAGTTCAAGGCCGTGGGCGAGCCTGTTCTGGATGAAGAGCACCAGACTTGGTCGCTGAGCTACTCCGATTCACAGGGTGCACCGCGCCAGATCGACTTCACCATGGCCTCCGCTCCGGAGATGCGGCAGATGCTGGGCAAGTATGCCCAGATCCGCGAGCAACTTCAGCCGCCGTTCTACGTCTCCTACGCCGACAAGACGGCAAAGCAGGACGCAGACGACGCCGAAGAAGCGGCAGAGACTGAAGTGGCCGCGGACGCGACCGCTCCGGGAACCGTCGCCGAGGTAAAGGGCAAGCAGCGCAACAACCGCGCCAGCCAAGATCCTGTCCAGAGGAACTCCGCACGCGAGCTCTTCGACTACGTCATCGAGCAGGGCAAGAAGGAGTACCAGGTCCAGCGCTACAAGGGTCTGGGCGAGATGACCGCCGAGCAGCTGTGGGAGACCACCATGGATCCCGCCCGCCGCACGCTGGTGATCGTGAAGCTTGAGGACATCGCCGCGACGGAGGAGATCTTTACCACGCTGATGGGTGAAGATGTGGAAGCCCGCCGCAAGTTCATCGAAGAGAATGCGCTGGATGTAAAGAACCTGGATATCTAA
- a CDS encoding glycoside hydrolase family 18 protein: MKSAWIAAFVLSLALPAFAADRARMAASIPAETHEKVVGYFPQWGVYDNYFVGNLVHSGAADRLTQINYAQGFIKDNQCVVADLQADMNLAYTMANSVDGIADDPTAILKGNFHQLQKLRQRYPRLRILLSLEGRASDFAAIAQSEVREGFVRSCIQRFVLGHLAPGVEAPGLFDGFDVDWEYPNAAQNEDFIALLAEFRRQMSAARPGLTLSIAAGATRDHIEAVDWQRVAAEVDEIGVMTYDYNGPWSHTTGLVAPLRSSNPNADTASKAIADFTSHGAPVEKLLLGIPFYAYQWTEVSGENNGLGTAGRPVRGNLNQSTAKILAATPDAKLYRDPISQAPWLYDGKNFLTFEDATSLHAKAAYVREQHLGGVMIWELSGDADDAPLLRVFAGK, from the coding sequence ATGAAATCTGCCTGGATTGCTGCATTTGTTCTATCTCTTGCCTTACCTGCGTTCGCAGCGGATCGCGCCCGCATGGCTGCCTCGATTCCGGCTGAGACACACGAAAAAGTGGTGGGATACTTCCCGCAATGGGGTGTCTACGACAACTACTTCGTTGGCAACCTAGTGCACAGTGGCGCGGCGGACAGACTGACGCAGATCAACTACGCGCAGGGATTTATCAAAGATAACCAGTGCGTTGTCGCTGACCTGCAAGCGGACATGAATCTCGCCTACACCATGGCGAATAGCGTGGACGGTATCGCCGACGACCCCACGGCGATCCTGAAGGGCAATTTCCACCAGTTACAAAAGCTGAGGCAGAGATACCCACGTCTCCGCATTCTTCTCTCACTGGAAGGTCGCGCGTCGGACTTTGCCGCGATCGCCCAGTCTGAGGTACGCGAAGGCTTTGTGCGCTCCTGCATCCAGCGCTTCGTACTCGGACACCTGGCTCCAGGCGTCGAAGCTCCCGGACTCTTCGACGGCTTCGATGTGGACTGGGAGTATCCCAACGCCGCGCAGAACGAAGACTTCATCGCCCTCCTCGCAGAGTTTCGCAGGCAAATGAGTGCCGCTCGTCCAGGGTTGACGCTCTCGATTGCAGCGGGTGCGACCCGCGACCACATCGAAGCTGTGGACTGGCAGCGCGTCGCCGCAGAGGTGGATGAGATCGGTGTCATGACCTACGACTACAACGGCCCGTGGAGCCATACGACCGGCCTCGTCGCTCCTCTCCGCAGCAGCAATCCCAACGCCGACACCGCCAGCAAAGCCATCGCCGACTTCACTTCGCACGGCGCTCCCGTCGAAAAGCTGCTCCTCGGCATCCCGTTCTATGCGTATCAATGGACGGAAGTCTCAGGCGAGAACAATGGCCTTGGCACAGCGGGCCGACCGGTGCGCGGGAATCTCAATCAATCCACGGCAAAGATCCTCGCCGCCACTCCGGACGCCAAGCTCTATCGAGACCCCATCTCACAAGCACCATGGCTCTATGACGGCAAAAACTTCCTCACCTTCGAAGACGCTACCTCGCTCCACGCCAAGGCTGCGTATGTGCGGGAGCAGCATCTTGGAGGTGTGATGATCTGGGAGTTGTCGGGGGATGCAGATGATGCGCCACTTTTACGAGTATTTGCGGGGAAGTAA
- a CDS encoding type II toxin-antitoxin system VapC family toxin, producing MKYLLDTNFCIALIEEREVPRQRLERALVEGSALYLSSLVLYELSYGIHKSRHPKTSRGRLDRYLHLFHEVLDFTSKDAEKAGEIRAKLEKAAKPIGPYDVLIAGQALARDMILVTANVREFERVPGLVYQDWERG from the coding sequence TTGAAATACCTGCTCGACACCAATTTCTGCATCGCCCTCATTGAAGAACGTGAGGTTCCCCGTCAGCGGTTGGAGCGTGCTCTCGTCGAAGGGTCTGCGCTCTATCTATCTTCTCTTGTTCTCTACGAACTCTCTTATGGCATTCATAAAAGTCGGCATCCCAAGACGAGCCGAGGGAGGCTGGACAGATATCTCCATCTCTTCCATGAAGTTCTCGATTTCACGTCCAAGGATGCAGAGAAGGCGGGAGAGATCCGCGCCAAGCTTGAAAAAGCGGCGAAACCGATCGGACCTTATGATGTACTGATCGCTGGGCAAGCACTAGCAAGAGATATGATTCTTGTGACTGCAAACGTCCGCGAATTCGAGCGAGTTCCGGGTCTCGTCTATCAGGATTGGGAGCGCGGCTAA
- a CDS encoding amidase: MNRRGFLEMCAGAGIGSPMFAGALMALVGTPFAVAAEPAGESKDDYPKITLEMLAAAEGVAGIKLTTEQRKMLLGGVTEQRDSVKAIRALKISNSVAPATYFDPRPNGFVMPQAPVERRKPHAHDVAFNATGGEETLAFATVTQLASLLRTRKITSLELTKMYLGRLKRYDPKLHFVVTLTEERALASAAQADKEIAAGKYRGALHGIPWGAKDLLSVKGYRTTWGAAGLEQQSFDTDATVVQRLDAAGAVLVAKMTLGALANGDVWFGGKTRNPWNAKQGSSGSSAGSASAVSAGCLGFAIGSETLGSISSPSTRCGVTGLRPTYGLVPRTGAMALTWSMDKLGPICRDVEDCALVLEVLQGADGMDHTVRSDAHFHWDPDFDWKTLRIGYLAAKFELADASDLPPKPKETDAATMKAWRADKAAFDTKRYDNRFDRATLEVLRSMGVTLIPVKVPDLPWSAMTQVLEAEAAAAFDELTRSGRDALLTAQGKNDWPNIFRTSRFYSAVDYIQAQRARTLGIEAMREIFEKVDIIVTPSGGTQLRITNLTGHPAVIVPNGIRGDDAPSPAHEEDDDDENVGGPGTPVSMTFLGGLYQDARVAAFARAYQEKTNFHHLHPRL; this comes from the coding sequence ATGAATCGACGTGGATTTCTAGAGATGTGTGCGGGCGCGGGCATTGGATCGCCGATGTTTGCCGGGGCGCTGATGGCGCTGGTGGGTACCCCTTTCGCTGTTGCCGCGGAGCCAGCGGGAGAGTCGAAAGACGATTATCCGAAGATCACGCTGGAGATGCTGGCAGCCGCTGAGGGTGTCGCCGGCATCAAGCTCACCACCGAACAGCGCAAGATGCTGTTGGGAGGAGTCACGGAGCAACGCGACTCGGTAAAGGCCATTCGCGCGCTGAAGATATCGAACTCCGTTGCGCCAGCCACCTATTTCGACCCGAGGCCGAACGGCTTTGTGATGCCGCAAGCGCCTGTGGAGAGACGGAAGCCTCACGCGCATGATGTGGCGTTCAACGCGACGGGCGGTGAAGAGACTTTGGCCTTCGCAACAGTGACCCAGTTGGCTTCACTGTTGCGGACACGCAAGATTACTTCGCTTGAACTGACGAAGATGTATCTCGGTCGGCTGAAACGCTACGATCCGAAGCTGCACTTCGTCGTAACACTGACCGAAGAGCGGGCGCTGGCGAGTGCCGCCCAGGCGGACAAGGAGATTGCGGCTGGCAAGTATCGCGGGGCATTACACGGAATACCGTGGGGCGCGAAGGACCTGCTGAGCGTCAAGGGATATCGCACGACGTGGGGCGCTGCTGGACTGGAGCAGCAGAGCTTCGACACGGACGCCACGGTGGTGCAGCGACTGGATGCCGCCGGTGCGGTGTTGGTCGCGAAGATGACGCTCGGCGCGCTGGCGAATGGCGATGTCTGGTTTGGCGGCAAGACGCGCAATCCGTGGAACGCGAAGCAGGGTTCGAGCGGGTCATCTGCTGGCAGTGCGTCCGCAGTGAGTGCGGGATGTCTTGGCTTTGCGATTGGATCGGAGACGCTTGGAAGCATCTCTTCTCCTTCGACGCGGTGCGGCGTGACGGGTCTACGTCCGACCTATGGCCTGGTGCCGCGAACGGGTGCGATGGCGCTGACGTGGTCGATGGATAAGCTTGGTCCCATCTGCCGAGACGTGGAGGATTGCGCGCTGGTGCTTGAGGTGCTGCAGGGCGCGGACGGCATGGACCACACGGTCCGCAGCGACGCGCACTTTCATTGGGACCCCGACTTCGATTGGAAGACGCTGCGCATCGGATACCTTGCGGCGAAGTTTGAACTGGCAGATGCGAGCGATCTGCCCCCGAAGCCAAAGGAGACCGACGCGGCGACCATGAAAGCTTGGCGAGCAGACAAGGCGGCCTTCGACACGAAGCGCTATGACAATCGCTTCGATCGCGCCACCCTGGAGGTGCTTCGATCGATGGGCGTAACTCTTATCCCCGTGAAGGTTCCTGACCTTCCATGGAGTGCCATGACGCAGGTACTCGAAGCCGAAGCTGCCGCGGCATTCGATGAACTGACGCGCAGTGGACGCGACGCTTTGCTGACCGCGCAAGGCAAGAACGATTGGCCGAACATCTTCCGCACCTCTCGCTTTTACTCCGCCGTGGATTATATCCAGGCGCAGCGCGCTCGCACGCTCGGCATTGAAGCGATGCGCGAGATCTTTGAAAAGGTCGACATCATCGTGACTCCAAGCGGCGGAACCCAGCTACGTATCACTAATCTCACAGGTCATCCGGCGGTCATTGTTCCCAACGGTATACGCGGAGACGATGCTCCCTCACCCGCGCACGAGGAAGACGACGATGACGAGAACGTCGGCGGTCCCGGTACACCGGTCAGCATGACGTTTCTAGGCGGGCTTTACCAGGATGCGCGCGTGGCCGCCTTCGCTCGTGCCTACCAGGAGAAGACCAACTTCCATCATCTGCATCCCAGACTTTAG
- a CDS encoding antitoxin, producing MGHATAKLFQNGRSQAVRLPKEFRFEGSEVSIRREGCAVILEPAVKRRPQTHEEVQAFFKEVDAMKAGPAIPGGRNQGELKPRKIFD from the coding sequence ATGGGTCATGCCACGGCAAAGCTTTTTCAAAATGGTCGCAGCCAGGCAGTGCGTCTACCCAAGGAGTTTCGTTTCGAGGGTAGTGAAGTTTCAATCCGGCGTGAAGGTTGCGCCGTAATACTTGAACCGGCAGTGAAGCGTCGTCCCCAGACTCATGAAGAGGTGCAAGCCTTCTTTAAAGAGGTGGACGCGATGAAGGCTGGACCCGCCATTCCGGGTGGTCGAAATCAAGGTGAACTCAAACCACGGAAGATCTTCGATTGA